The Amycolatopsis methanolica 239 nucleotide sequence GGTCCTGCTGGGCTCCGTGCCGCAGGGGCAGGGCCACGCCACCGTCGCGCAGCAGGTGGTCGCCGACCAGCTCGGGCTTCCGCTGGACCAGGTGCGCCCGATCGTCGAGATGGACACCGCCACCACGCCGTGGACGATCAGCTCGGGCAGCTACTCCTCGCGCTTCGCGCCGCTGCTGACCAGTGCGCTCGTGGAGGCCGCGGAGAAGATCGCGGAGACGATCAAGATCGCCGGCGCGGCCCAGCTCGGCGTCGCGGCCGAGGAGGTGGAACTCGCCGACGGCCAGGTCCGGCTGCGCGCAGAACCGGGCAGGGCGGTCCCGTTCAAGCACGCGGCCGGCCTGGTGCACTGGGACCCCGGTGCGCTGCCGGCGGGCACCTCCGCGCGGCTGTACGAGGAGGCCGCGTTCACCCCTCCGCAGTCCACGGCGGCGAGCCGCACCGACCAGATCAACTCCAGCCTGTGCTACGGCTTCGTCGCCGAACTGGCCGTCGTCCGGATCGACCCGGAGACCCGCGAGGTCAAGCTCGAGCAGGTGGTCACCGTGCACGACGCCGGGACCATCCTCAACCCGGCCCTGCTCGAAGGCCAGGTGCACGGCGCGCTCGCACACGCCCTGGGCGGCGCGCTGTTCGAGGAGATGCACTACACCGAGGCCGGGCAGCCCACCGCCACCTTCATGGACTACCTGTGCCCGACCAGCGCCGAGACCACCTTCGAGCTCGACAGTGACCACCTGGAAACGCCGTCCCCGCTGACCAGGCTCGGCGCGAAGGGCTGCGGTGAAGGCAGCTGCATGAGCCTGCCGGTCGCGATCGCCAACGCGGTCGCGGACGCGCTCGCCCCGGCCGGCGTGGACATCACGAGCCTGCCCCTGCACGGAAACGTGCTCCACGAGCTGCTGAGCGGCAGCACATCGGAAAACGGAAGGAACCACTGACCATGGCACTCACCGGAGGCGAGATCAGGTTCGACCGCGGTCACGACGGCCGGGTCGCGTACCTGACCCTCGATCACGGCAAGTACAACATCATCACCTGGGAGACCCGTCAGGTGATGGCCGACCGGTTCGCCGAGATCGACGCCGACGACGACATCAAGGTCGTGGTGATCCAGGCCACGGGGGAGCACTTCTCCTCCGGCGGCGACATCGCCGGGTTCATGGAGGTCGACCCGATCGACTTCACCGACCTGGGGCACAACGTCACCGCACCGGCGCGCAGCCCGAAACCGGTGATCACCGCGGTCGACGGCTACTGCTTCGGCGTCGGGCTCGAACTCGCGCTGTCCACCGACATCCGGGTGGCGACCAAGCGAGCCGAGTTCGCGCTGCCGGAAATGCGGCTGGGCATGATTCCCGGCTCCGGCGGCACGCAGCGCCTCGCCCGGCTGATCGGCCTTTCCCGGGCGAAGTACCACGTGATGACCGCGTCCCGGATCAACGCGCAGCAGGCCGGGGACTGGGGCCTGGTGGCGAACGTGGTCGAGGACCGCGCCGCGCTGGACGCGGAGGTGGAGCGAATCGTGGGTGTGCTGCTCGGGTTCTCCCCGCTGGCCGCCCGCACCGCCAAGGAGGTGCTCGACAAGGGCGTGGACGCGCCGCTGTACTCCGGCATCGAGCTGGAGCGCAAGGCGTACGCGATGCTGCGCTCCAGTAACGACTTCGCCGAGGGTGTCGCCGCGTTCACCGGGAAGCGGGCGCCGAAGTTCCAGGGCCGGTGAGCTGAGCCATGAAGGCCGCACCATTCGCCTACGTCCGGCCGTCGAGTCTGTCCGACGCGATCGCCGAACTCGCGAGCACGGGCGGCGGCGGCAAGGTCATCGCGGGTGGGCAGTCGCTGGTGCCTGTTCTGGCGATGCGGCTCGCCCGCCCCGAAACCCTGGTGGACATCAACGCTGTCGCGGAGCTCGACCGGTTCGGCACCGCGGACGGTTACCTGGAGATCGGCGCCACGGTACGCCAGCGCCGGGTCGAGCGGGACCCGGTGAGCGCCACGGTTCCCTTGCTGGGCATGGCGCTGCCGTGGGTCGGTCACCGGGAACTGCGCAGCCGCGGCACCGTGTGCGGGAGCCTCGCGCACGCCGACCCGGCCGCCGAGCTGCCTGCCGTGGCGTGCTGCCTGAACGCCGAGCTGACCGTGACCGGAACCGGCGGCGCCCGCCGGGTGCCTGCCAGGGAGTTCTTCTCCGGCGCGATGACGACCGCGCTCGGGCCCGAGGACATCCTGACCGCGGTGCGCTTCCCCGTCGCCGGGAAGGGTGAGGGTTTCGGGTTCGCCGAGATCGCGCGCAGGCACGGCGACTTCGCACTCGCCGGGGTCGTCGCCCGGGTTCGCGTGCGCGGCACGGAGACCGACGCGCAACTGACCGGATTCGGCGTGTCCGACCGGCCGGTCACCCGCTCGGCCGCCGGTGAGCTCGCCGCGGCACTGCGCGAAAGCGGGGGTGAGGTGAGCCGCCTGCCGGGCGCACTGTCCGATCCGCTCACCGCACTCGCGGAGGAGCTGGTCGACACCGATGGCGACGCCCACGCCTCACGCGACTACCGCCGCCGCCTGTTCCGGACGCTGGCGAGCCGGGAACTGAGCAAGGCATACGAGCGCGCTCGCAGGAGCGCCGGTGAGGTGGACTCGTGACCGAAGTGTTGGCAGAAAACGGGAAACCCCGCGCGGTGAAGGCGGCGGCGGACGACCTTGTCGAAGTCAGGATGACGGTGAACGGCACCCCCGCCGTGCTCAGCCTGCCCGCGCGCGTCACGCTCGCCGACGCGCTGCGCGACCACCTCGGGCTCACCGGCACGCACGTGGGTTGCGAACACGGGGTGTGCGGGATGTGCACGGTGCTCGTGGACGGGGAGGCGGCCCGGGCCTGCCTGCTGTTCGCGGTCCAGCTCGACGGGGCCGACATCGTCACCGTGGAGGGCCTCGGCAGGCCGGACGACCTGCACCCGCTGCAGGAGGCCTTCGGCCGCAACCACGCGCTGCAGTGCGGTTTCTGCACACCGGGCTTCCTGATGAGTTCCTACGACCTGCTCAGCAACCAGCCGGAGGTGACCGAGGAGGAACTGCCGGCGGAGCTGTCCGGTGTCATCTGCCGCTGCACCGGGTACCGCAACATCCTCACGGCGGTCAGGGAAACCAAGTCGGCACACCCCGGCGGAATCCCCGCCCCGGGCAACTGCGCGCACCGCGCGCTCGTGGGCCGGGCCACCGGCCAGGCGGGGGTTAGCACCGACGGCCGTGAGGTCACCGAGGAAACCGGGGACACGCGCCGGATCGACATCGTGCTTCCGGACGGCGATCCGACGATCGCGGTCGACGTCGGGACCGAGATCGGCGTGCCAGTGGACGCGGTGTGGCGCGTGTTCGACGACGTGTCCCTGCTCGCCCGCTGCCTGCCCGGTGCGGAGCTCACCGAGGACCTCGGCGAGGACCAGTACGCCGGCCGCGCGCGCGTGTCAGTGGGCCCGATCAAGCTCGCGTTCAAGGGCGTCGCGCACGTCGTCGAGCACGACCGCGCCGGTCAGCGCCTGCGCGTGCTCGCGCAGGGGCAGGACACCGGTGGCGCGCAGACCCAGGCCGACATCGTGCTGCGCACCGAGGCCACCGCCACCGGCACCGTAATGCGGGCCGAGGCCAAGGTGTACCTCACCGGGCGCATCGCGCAGTTCGGCCGTGCGCTGGCCGGTGACGTGAGCCGGCGCATGTTCGAGCAGTTCGCGGACGCCCTGCGCGAAACCGCGACCTCCGGGCAGGCTCCCACCGGGCCGGTCGCAGCGCCGAGCGCGCTGAAGCTCCTGTTCGCCCCGCTGTTCGACCGGATCCGGACAGCCCTGCGCCGCAAGTCCCGCTGATCCGGTTCCCGGTCCCTGTCCCGTGAGGGGAAAACTGTGACACCCGATATCGCACCACGGTCAAAGTCGCCTCGTGCCGCGGTATTCGCTTCCGTCGCCGGCTGGTCCTTCGACCTGTTCGACCTGTTCCTGCTGCTCTACGTGGCCGGACCGATCAGCAAGAACATCTTCCCGAGCACCAGCCCCACCCTGGGGATCGCCGCGGTGTTCGGTTCGTTCGCGGTCACCGTCGTGATGCGCCCGGCGGGCGCGGCGATCTTCGGCGAGCTGGCCGACCGCAAGGGGCGCAAGGCGACCATGGTCCTCGTGATGGGCGGCGTCGGCCTCACCACGGCCGCGATGGGCCTGGTGCCGCCCCACGCCACGGTCGGGGTGCTCGCCCCGATCCTGTTCCTGGCACTGCGGATCGCGCAGGGACTGTTCGTCGGCGGGGTCACCGCGACCACGCACACGCTCGGCACGGAGAGCATCGGTCCCCGCTGGCGTGGGCTGATGAGCGGGCTGATCGGGGCCGGGGGAGCGGGCCTCGGCGCCGCGCTGGCCAGCCTGGCCTACATCGTGGTCACGGCGCTCTTCTCCGGCCCGGCGTTCGACCAGTGGGGCTGGCGGGTGTTGTTCTTCTGCGGGCTGCTCAGCGCGCTGCTGAGCCTGTTCGTGCTGCGCAAGGTCGACGAATCCCCGCAGTTCCAGGGCGAGCGGCAGGCGCCGGTGCCGTTCCGGGAGCTGCTCCGGGGCCGCGGCAAGAAGATCCTCGCGCTGAACATCGCGGTGGCCGCCGGCGGTGGCGCGCAGTACTACCTGACCTCCGGGTACCTGCCCACGCTGCTCAGCGAAGTGGTCGGGGTCCCGGCCGCCCAGCGCGGAATCGTCCTGCTGGTCAGCAGCGTCGTGGTGGTCGGGGCGGCGATCGGCGCGGGCGAGCTGAGCGAACGTCTCGGCCGCCGCCGGACCATGCTCGGGTTCGGTCTGTGCAACCTCGTCGCGCTGCCGGTGCTCACCTGGGGCATCGCCGCCGCGGGAGGCGGTCGCGGCGCGGTCGTCGCGCTGCTGTGCGTGGTCATGGTGATGCTGTCCAACGCCGCGTACTCGCCGCTGATGATCTTCCTCAACGAGCGGTACCCGACCGGACTGCGGGCCAGGGGCACGGCGGTGAGCTGGAACCTGGGCTTCATGCTCGGCGGGCTGATGCCGACCCTGGTGAGCCTCTTCAGCCCGGAGCTGGCTGACGTCCCCTCGCGGCTCGCGATGTTCCTGGTGGGCGCGACCGTGGTGTTCGTCCTCGCAGTCCTCGCGAGCCCGGAAACCCGGGGCGCGCTCGACCGCGAGCGCGAAGCGCGGCCAACCGCCGCCGACGACGTGACGCCCGCCTGAGGGCCGGCCGCCGAGGCTCGTTGGGCGGCCGTCGAGCCACCAGGGAAAGAACTCGTTGTTTGGACATGGGGGAGTCGACTCCGGTGATCCCGACCGGATGTGCGGGATCACCGCCCGGGAGGCCTTGAACACTCCGGCCAGGTTAACGGCCGCGGCCGGAACCGGCGGTGCCGGCGCCGCCCGCCGGGTACCCCGATGGGGGAACGGGAACTGTCCTCATGGCATCGCGTCGATGCCGGTGCGATCCACAGGAGCCTCCCGGTGCGGCAACCGCCGCACCGGGAGGAGGAATCCGGTGCTTCAGGCCGCCGCCCAAGGCGGTTCGGGTAGGGCCCGGCCTCCCCGGGCACGGATATCAGCAACCCGCGCTAGGGCGGGTGGGAGCCGCCGTGCCCGCTGCCCTGAACGAGCGGTCGAACACCGAACCCGAGCCCAGGCACTGCACGTATTCGGCCTGGTGCCCGGTGAGGGCGAGCGCCGGCTGATCGCGTGGGCCGCGTTGTTCTGCCCGACAAAGGAGAACTCGCGGGTGTACACAGTGGTCTCCATCATCATGTACGTCGGCGCGGAGTGTCGTCGCCCGTAGCGCTGCCGGCCGCGCTCGCCGAGCAGTCCCGCGCCCCGCTGGAGGAGAACGGGCTCACGCGGGAGGACCTGACTGTTTCGGTCGGCCTGCCAGGGCCGGCCGGCTCGCACCTGGGCATGGCCGTGCGGCCACCGCTGATGCCCGGCTGGGACGGTTTCGGCGTGTGCCGGTTCCTGGCCGAACGGCGGGGATGCGACGTGATCGCCGACAACGACGTGAACCTGAAGGCGCTGGGGGAGGCCGGCACACCTGCCGCTGCTCGTCCACATCGGACCCGGTGTCGGCGACGGGCTCGTCGGCGAGAACAGCAGGCTCCT carries:
- a CDS encoding xanthine dehydrogenase family Fe-S subunit translates to MTEVLAENGKPRAVKAAADDLVEVRMTVNGTPAVLSLPARVTLADALRDHLGLTGTHVGCEHGVCGMCTVLVDGEAARACLLFAVQLDGADIVTVEGLGRPDDLHPLQEAFGRNHALQCGFCTPGFLMSSYDLLSNQPEVTEEELPAELSGVICRCTGYRNILTAVRETKSAHPGGIPAPGNCAHRALVGRATGQAGVSTDGREVTEETGDTRRIDIVLPDGDPTIAVDVGTEIGVPVDAVWRVFDDVSLLARCLPGAELTEDLGEDQYAGRARVSVGPIKLAFKGVAHVVEHDRAGQRLRVLAQGQDTGGAQTQADIVLRTEATATGTVMRAEAKVYLTGRIAQFGRALAGDVSRRMFEQFADALRETATSGQAPTGPVAAPSALKLLFAPLFDRIRTALRRKSR
- a CDS encoding MFS transporter: MTPDIAPRSKSPRAAVFASVAGWSFDLFDLFLLLYVAGPISKNIFPSTSPTLGIAAVFGSFAVTVVMRPAGAAIFGELADRKGRKATMVLVMGGVGLTTAAMGLVPPHATVGVLAPILFLALRIAQGLFVGGVTATTHTLGTESIGPRWRGLMSGLIGAGGAGLGAALASLAYIVVTALFSGPAFDQWGWRVLFFCGLLSALLSLFVLRKVDESPQFQGERQAPVPFRELLRGRGKKILALNIAVAAGGGAQYYLTSGYLPTLLSEVVGVPAAQRGIVLLVSSVVVVGAAIGAGELSERLGRRRTMLGFGLCNLVALPVLTWGIAAAGGGRGAVVALLCVVMVMLSNAAYSPLMIFLNERYPTGLRARGTAVSWNLGFMLGGLMPTLVSLFSPELADVPSRLAMFLVGATVVFVLAVLASPETRGALDREREARPTAADDVTPA
- a CDS encoding ROK family protein; this encodes MSSPVALPAALAEQSRAPLEENGLTREDLTVSVGLPGPAGSHLGMAVRPPLMPGWDGFGVCRFLAERRGCDVIADNDVNLKALGEAGTPAAARPHRTRCRRRARRREQQAPARRGRCRCGNHGCLDAIASTGPITPRLGLSENDFAARRTPSAWSARWPPSSAG
- a CDS encoding enoyl-CoA hydratase/isomerase family protein, with the protein product MALTGGEIRFDRGHDGRVAYLTLDHGKYNIITWETRQVMADRFAEIDADDDIKVVVIQATGEHFSSGGDIAGFMEVDPIDFTDLGHNVTAPARSPKPVITAVDGYCFGVGLELALSTDIRVATKRAEFALPEMRLGMIPGSGGTQRLARLIGLSRAKYHVMTASRINAQQAGDWGLVANVVEDRAALDAEVERIVGVLLGFSPLAARTAKEVLDKGVDAPLYSGIELERKAYAMLRSSNDFAEGVAAFTGKRAPKFQGR
- a CDS encoding FAD binding domain-containing protein, with the protein product MKAAPFAYVRPSSLSDAIAELASTGGGGKVIAGGQSLVPVLAMRLARPETLVDINAVAELDRFGTADGYLEIGATVRQRRVERDPVSATVPLLGMALPWVGHRELRSRGTVCGSLAHADPAAELPAVACCLNAELTVTGTGGARRVPAREFFSGAMTTALGPEDILTAVRFPVAGKGEGFGFAEIARRHGDFALAGVVARVRVRGTETDAQLTGFGVSDRPVTRSAAGELAAALRESGGEVSRLPGALSDPLTALAEELVDTDGDAHASRDYRRRLFRTLASRELSKAYERARRSAGEVDS